One Marasmius oreades isolate 03SP1 chromosome 7, whole genome shotgun sequence genomic window, TTTGCCTTAATTCTTACATATTCTTGACGGCGTAACTCAGGGCTAGTGCAGCATACAATAAATTCCACGTAACGTATAATTCCGACATCTCTGAAAAATCCAAACATATATGCAAGAAAACATAAGAATGAGCAAAATGGTGGATTGGTGACTGCATAAAATGAAGCTCTCTTCAGTGTAAGCCAGATGGTTGATAGCGATATGGTGATATTGAGTCGAGTGAAGCGTTGCTGCTGAATTTCATCCAGGTATATGTCTTGTTTCTGACAAATGAGGCCTTTCACAAACTGAGAATACACTAATCAGTGTCAGGCCACCAAAAAACGAAGCTTACTACACACCTTGATAGCTGAACAATTCTTTACTCTCTCTCACACCCTCGCAGCTCATGCATGTTTGCCTTGTACAATAATCCCTTCTGATGTTGAGAAAGAATTCGTTGTTCTTTTTCTGCATCCCGTAGCTTCGCTGATGCTCTGGGTTGAAAAATTCGAGCCCATGAAAGCAAGCGTTTGTCATAAATCATCAGAGAGGTGTTTGCCACGggtcatgatggtggttggtggcaaggagaagatggcAGTGCCTCTCAAAGCTGAATCGCAACCCCACACAAATGCATACACTCAAGGAGCACTTGGACTATCTGATAGTTCATTTCTTGAGATCATTCACTTAGGACTTCGCTCGTTCTCATGTTTTTCCTGTAAATATGTTTGGATTTTTCAGAGATGTCGGAATTATACGTTACGTGGAATTTATTGTATGCTGCACTAGCCCTGAGTTACGCCGTCAAGAATATGTAAGAATTAAGGCAAACGGATGAAATCTGAGCGAGTTATCATGGCTCGAAGATTTTGTACCAGATGTGCGGCTGGGGATCGTCCGTGGGAGCCGCGCCAACTATTTTCGAAATAGCAATAATACCGGCATACGGTCGGCGCTCGATGTAATTCTGTACGCAAACATAAGGTTTGCTAACGCCGCGATGCATGCTCTGCAACTGAGGCTCAAAACATGAATTGTCCGAACGATATTGGCTAGTCGAAGACTGGACAAGAAAACGAGAAAACGAGCGAtggttgaaatttgaaacgTTGATACATCATACAATGCACGTCGAAAGTTGGcagtcaagcttcaagctttaAGGTTCACTGTCATATAAGACGACAGAAGCCCATCCATTTCGTCAAAATCCATCGCGGCTCCTCCTCAATCCCCAAATCCTGCGCAATCTTCTTTAACACCTCCAACAGTGGCGAACCAAACGGTGCAACCACTCCCTTGTCCTTCAGCCCAACTGTAAGCAACAAAAAAAATCCGCTTTCTCATGACTCTCCTCGGCTTTCGCTGTCGTCTCCCTGAATTGAACCCTATATCACACCTGTCACGCGGTCAGCctgaagaacaagaacaagaacaagaacaatAGTCATCGCATCTGGGTTCGGCCCGATGTGAGGTCCGTATAACTTGGGGTCTCGTTCGAAAGAAGGGTCTTTCTCGAAGCGACGAATACAAGGTTGAGGGATGGGGAACCCATAAAGGTATCGTTCATTGAATGCTAGATCGGAGAGGTCTGGAGGAGGTGAGGGCGGTTCCCGTACTGCCGGAATGAATGGTTGAGTTGGTGTGTTGTGTGACAGATATGAGGAGGCTCACAATCTGAATGGTTGACGCATAGAGTTGCGATCATGGCAGAGAACATGCTCATGCTCGGGTGGTTGGATCATCTCCCTCCACCTGGGGTTGTATATTTGATCCCAGATCGTTGAATAATCGACATTAAAGTAAAAAATCGAACGAGTAGCATACTACGACAGAAGAAGGACCACCCCCGCAGATGGCATGCAGAAGAACTGGGACAAATGTTACAGGAGGAGGGGGGCACATTGGGTAGTatgtccgatccgttgacccccattttggaccatttttggtacatacttttgggtcaatttgggcaggtatttggtacatttggatCGGGTAGGTGAATTTTGGTCCATTTTGTGTACATAACCGATACAACCTCGTATCTACCGTACCTGATTATTTTAAGGGTACTATATTGTAGAAGAATCGAAAACAATTGGAGGAGCTAATCTGACTCGCCCTCTCTGTCTTCAGAGCCAAACTCGTAAGGTATGTTACTCTTGAGGCGTCTGAGCCCTCGCACAGAACAGATCCTGGTGCGTGGTTGCATGGTGGACGTTGCGGTGAGAAAGTGAAAGGTAGCACTCAGGTTGAAAACAAACCCAAGGGCATATAAATCCGGTACCCAGGACAACCCcgatttttggtacatacggATCGGACTTGGCTACCGACGAGCCCATTTACGCACATTAGGGATCGTAGGTGGTACTCAATTTGGGCCGTTTTAGGTACACTAGGATCGGAGTGGCGGCCAAAATGAGACCcgtttttggtacatcccggatAGGACCGTCCAGTGtatatgcccccctcctgTTACAGGTTACCCCTCTCGCGGAATATTCGGGTCCGAATAGGACCGAAGACGCCTTTCGTGTACCGTGACGCATCTCCTCTCTTCACTTCCTCTTTCGTTACGAGGAGCTATGTATCGAGGTATTTCGTTTTGCGTACATACCTAGTCTCGATCCAGACCTCCGTGTGAAACCTAGATACCTTTTTGGGAAAATTGACCaagttttgttttgtttgttCGGTACCAGGGGTACCATCGGTTTCAGGAGGTCTGGTGCAATTTGAGCCAGGAACCCCCCCTCGGTAACGCTTGTCACATTTTCCTTGCGTTCCTCAACACGTATTCGCTGTATCGTACCCACCACAATGTCACTACCTACTACTGAAATACAAGATGACTTTGAAGAACCCTTTGACTGGACCAACATATACCACCACGACCTGCCAAATGAAGACGAAATTGAACACAACATTGATTGGGATGATGGACTTGCATGGGCAAAACTTTTGGCTCAGTTGAGAGGGACGACAGGGCTGGTGATGTCGACCTTAGTGATACCGACGATGAAGATGCAGAGGGCTCGGAAATGGAAGTTGCTGAGAGCGGCAGTGAGAGTGATGAAGGATACGACACAGTCGAGTTTGAGAATTAAAGCCTCGGCAACGTCTAGTTGCCATTTGTACGCGGTGTTCCCTGTCAATTCTCCATATCGATTGACGAGGGCTTGACGCGTCGCCTCGGAGTCGTATCCAGTCTTCTGGTGCGCCGTTTCTCGTGCTTGGTCGAGTCTTCTCTGAGATTGCTCTGCCAGGCGAGGATGTCGTGAATTGGTCATTGGGATGGCATTCTCAGGCATTCAGGGTGGACGACCAAGCGCGTTGGCGGCGCGGTCAGTGGGACGGGTGGTTGTGACGGTCACCGAGGGAGGGTCACCTGCTCAAACTGCACCAGACCTTATAGGAGTGTGTGTATCCAGACGCGTGGTACAAGTAAAAGATAAACAATTGAATTCACTAAAAAAGGAAATTACACAAATGCACCACTCATAAGGTCTGGCTCGAGACTAGTACATACCTGAGTTATATAATATCGCTTTTCGCTTTTCACATATTTCATTTGTCAAATGTATCTAACCGCGTTTCAATACTTATCGGAATTCTTGTTGGACAACGGGAACTAACCTCACCACCAAATGGTTCTTTCCATCCCATTCCCTACCCTCGATCATGTCTTCTTTCTCAACCGCGTCCAGATTTGACCGCGAAATGCCACGACGCTCGGTTTTGTAGACAGCTAGCAGCTGATGGTTTCGACCGTTCTGGCCCGGGGTTCCGCGACTCCGCAAGGACCTCTGGGAATTGGGAGACAGTTTTGTTGGGGGAGAAAGTCAACCAgagtgaggaagagaaggacaaCTCTTCATATTGGCCCGGGAGGTCGAGAGTGTGGCCCGAGAGGTGAATTTTCTCTCTATCTTACCGATATCGAATGTCATATATGACATTTATTCATTCGGTTCTGTTTGGTGGCGGAAATAGTGTGGTGGGGGAAAGATATACCTGGACGTGGAAATCAAAATTAACATTGCTTCTGAGTATCGTAACCAAAGAGGCTGACAGGAAAGGTTGAAAGGCGAGAAAGCTTTAAAGGCGCTTGAAAGCAAGGAGTGACTCGTACGCTTGAACAACTTTCATTCATGATTGAATGTAATGGTTTCATCGGAGGATCAAGGTAACTTATTAGTTTGGGTATATATATGTGTATGTGCGGATTTTTGTGACGGTCAGAATTCGAAATGTTGTCAATAAACCGTCTGCAATGCTCTAATCCGAGATATCAATGACATCCTCGGGAGGAACGACAGGGCGACTGCTCGTGCGACGTCGCACATTCCTTGTCAATGTCGGAACATTCTCTTTGtcgtcctcttcgtcgtcatcaATAGTGATAGACTCGTAAAATGTATTCCCTGGCACAGTGCTTGGCTTCTGGGATCGTGAATCTGAGCCAGCGAATGATGCAGAGAAATCAGGTTGAGGGGAATTCGAAACCGGTCGAGGTCCCATAGTTTTGGAATGGGTACCCATGTTTTGGAACTGGCCTTCCATAGCGTTCATTTCTGCCTCATTGATCCCGGCGAGGAAATCTGAGTCGTAGTGACCGTCATCGAACATatcctcgtcatcatctTCAATCACAACAACCTTCGTTTGCGAGGAGTTTGTTTCTTCTCTCTGCTTTTCTTTACCCTTAACGTTCTGTGTCACTGGCACACCGGGGCCAGTAGAACCGCTACTGAGCCTAGTTCGTGCCGGTAAGGGCTTTAACGGTCGATCCCTGGTATTGGACGTCCAAGTATCATAGTAGTCTTCTTCATCACTTTCAATGCTGATAGGACCTCGCGTCGCAGGAGAACACCTGTTTTCGGATACAGAGGATCGATTTGTCTGGTTAGTGCGATGGACAATTATCGATGACGAGGACGGAATATTCTGAACAGCAGAGGGAGTTGGTACGCGGCGCCGTCGAGGTtggtcttcatcgtcaaggTGAGAATTCTGATTGACAGGAATGACTGGTGACGGAGGAGGGGAGATGTCTCGCAAAGGAGATCGAGCATTGTTAGGTTCAGGAAGAGCAGGATCGTTCTCTTGAGATGCCTGTGGGGGAAGACTATTCAAGGTCAACAAAATAAATctgaaaggaaggaagagcAAGCTTACCCAAGTCGGATTCTTAGATTGTTGGCAAAGCGGAATTCTCTGTCCGCCTCAAGGTCAGACACCTCATAACCTTTCAGCGTAATCTGGTTTGGTTCCAAGAACACGATACCTCGTCGAACCTCTACGTTATGTACCAGCAACTGAAACGATTGTCATTTGACGTTGGCAGTCGCCTCAAAGCTAGATGATGACACACTTTGTATCCGAGTGGCGTCTGACCAAGTTTGAGTTCGGGTATCTTCCGATACTCCATGGCACGCATGGTAGTAGAACCGTCGCCAATCTCAAATCGTAGCATGGATCTGGTGTAGTCGGGAATCGGACCCTCCTCTTCAATTTCATCGTCTCCTTCACCCTCTTCTCTCTCGCCAGCGGCGAAACGTTCTTCCCGAAGCTGCCTGGTCTTGTTGAGATTATACGCACTGACACCGATATCAGTGATGGCTTCAATTTGGACCAGGATCGGGCCTGTTAGCCTTGAATGGGCGATGTCATTATGAGCGATGTGTGCGGGTATGCCAGTTCCATGTAACATCGAGTCACGAAGATCAGATGATAAGAGTTGTTGTTCTATTTCTTCCAGTATTTTATCCATTTCCGTAGCGGGATTCAAACTCTTTTCTGTAAGAACCCAGTCATAACACGCTTGAAGCCACTCCTGAGATACGCCCACAAAAAAGTCAGTATCAAGCAGGATGTTTCACGTCAAAACTATCAGTCACTCACCGGATCTACGCGTGGCTTTGGATAATTCCTACTGAGAAACTCCAACACTCTTTGCATTGAGGTGATGGATAGGTAGACGTAAAAAGACACGCGATCACGTGGTTTAAGTTCATGCGATTTGCGAGAAACTACCAAATATGGCAAATCGGATCATCCCCAATACTGTGTCAAAGTGTCTCAGAACCATTCCGGCGGTATTATGTACAGAGCCGTAAACATCCCTGGGATGGATAATCACAAGCATTCCTGAACTCGAATATAAAGCCTTTGTGACGTGGCGCGTACGACTATCATCAAGCCTCCTACGTATACTCAATTCAAAATCAAGATGTTTCCGACTTCAAATCGTTACATTACGGATTTCTCAAAAGTAGCTTTACCGGCGACGTCCAAGGGAAATGGCCCAGATACGACTTTTGATGTGATCATTGTTGGTGGAGGCACAGCAGGATGTGCGCTAGCAGCTCGACTCTCAGAAGACCCGTCAATTAGCGTGTTATTATTGGAAGCCGGTGGAAGGTGCGTTCTCGCTCCTTTGACCCTGACATTTTCACCAACGGTTATGAAGTGGTCGAATGATATTTACTACCATTCCGTCGGCATTTTCCAAGCTATTTTGGAACCCACAATACGTGTTTCAATTTCGTACAGAACCCCAGGAGAATGCGAGGAGTTTGAGGAAATTTTGGCCGAGAGGTACGTTGCGAGACTGTCGTCGGAAATTTAATCACTTTGCCCTTACTCCCTTGGCAACAGCGAGAATGTTAGGCGGATGTAAGTCCCCTCCGTTAACCCGCAAATTTTCGATACTTATGGATGATTCAACTCTCCCATAACGCCAGGTTCCTCTATCAATGCACAAATGTTCGTTTGATGTTTTTGCGCCTTTATCATTCGTTGACTCTTACACAGGGCACAATACGGCGCACCAGGCGACTTCGATCAATGGGCGAAGATAATCCGGGACCAAGAATGGGATTGGAAGAACTTCGGACAAGCCTTCCGCAAATTCGAATCCTACACACCCAACCCGAACTACCCCAACGTATCTACGGCGTTGAAAGGTTCGAGCGGGCCCGTAGAGGTTGGTTATAATGGGTATTATGGGGACAGTGCCAGGGATTTTGTGGAATCGTGCTTGAATAAGGGCATACCGTTAAAGCATGATTTCAATACTACAGACGGGCCAAATGGTGTCAATAGGGTGAGAAACTAATCTGCGTCTTCTATCACTCCTAGACTTTTCTTGTTCCTTTTCCAGATAATGACTTACATTGACAAATCTGTCCGCCGGGTGTCTACCGAATCAGCTTATTTAACAACCGAAGTCCTCAACAGACCGAATCTAAAGGTTGTCATCAACGCCACCGTGACCAAGCTCCTCTTTCGGACATCAACAGGACAGGCGggtgagaaagagaagaaagttGTGGGTGTTGATTTCGCCCAGAACGAGAAGGGCAAAGTATGGAGGGCGAAAGCGAGGGAGGAGGTTGTTTTGTGGTAATGTTTCGTTGTATTCATTTGCTCCTTTTCTGATTCATTCTATCTGTTCATCTATTATCAGCGGAGGTGCAATCAACTCCCCtcaactcctcctcctctcagGCATTGGCCCCTCCGAGCATCTCTCATCCCACAACATCGAAGTCATTCATGACTTGCCAGGCGTAGGAAAACACCTTGTCGACCATCCGGTTGTAGATTTTTGGTTCAAGGACAAGTCGAAACAGGCGCCGAGTTTTCTTATTCCCCAAGGGGTTGGGGATGTGGTTAGTACGATTAAGGAAGCGGCCATGTATTATGGGAGCAGTGGGAAGGGGAAATTGGGGACGAATGTGAGTCCAGGACTTGCGCGGAGTCTCACCTCCACTTTCGTTGTCCTACTTAGAAGCTGACTTCTTTGACTTCCTGTGTTTACGCTTTCTAGTGGGGTGAAGCAGCCTGCTTCGTTCGTTCCGACGACCCCGCCATCTTCCCTCCTACGGAATATCCCATTCCCCCTTGTATCCGCAAACGCGCAGGGGAGGGAGAAATGATCTATGACAGTACATCTGGGCCTACAAGCCCGGACTTGGAGATCTTTATAACGACTTTAGGGTATAAGAAACACGGCAAGTGGAGTTGGAAATATCCAACGTTTGCGTTGCATGCGTGTTTGTTGCGGCCTCTAAGTAGGGGGGAACTGCAATTGAAGAGTGCGAGTCCGTGGGACCACCCAATCATGGATCCAAAGTACATATTGGAGGTCCTTTCTCCGTTTCGATCTTGTTGATGTTTCGTTATCTTTAGGTACCTTTCATCGGAAGACGACCTCGCGAAACTCGTCCGGGGGGCACGGTTCTGTCTGAATCTTGCCAGAACGGAACCCATCAATTCCAGGATTGATCATACGGATCAGGATGGACTGGATGGAAAGACGTATATGAAAACCGACGAGGAATTGGAAGAAATTGTTAAGGATCGGGTGGAGACTTTGTGAGCCTTCCCTCAATTCCCATTCCTTCCCTTTCTACTCCTTCTCTGTCTGCTGTTCTTATTCACCTCACCACGTAGATACCACCCCACGAGCACATGCCGCATGGCACCACCAGAAGACGGGGGAGTCGTTGATTCGCACTTGAGAGTGTATGGAATCAAAGGTCTGCGAGTATGCGACGCGTCTGTTTTCCCGGAAATTGTGTCGGGCCATACGGTGCGTCTGCGTCTTTGTCTCTTCCCGCTCTTCCCATTCATGATCACTGGTTCTCTTCTATCCTGACTCGGGGTACGACTGCAGGCCGGAGCATCAATCGCAGTAGCAGAAAAGTGCGCGGATATCATGAAGGGAGAGTTGAGAGGTGGAGACAGTAACAAGAATGTTCACGTATGAGGCTCATGCTCGAGCTATCGAGAGGGCCTTTCTGTCACTCTAGTTCCCAAATTGAAGTCTTCCTAGCTACAAATGTATATAGTGGTGCTTGTATATTTTCTATGACCCCTTCACGTATCCTTGCAAATAATTTACTCAAATGTATGTACTTGTAAACCGCCACCGTTTGCCGAACTCTGATCGGTCCATCAAAATTCTCCCGAATTACATATTCTGGAGATATGCCTGCCCGAACGAAAACTTCCACCACTCGTTTGCCTCAAAATCTCCTGGAACAAATTGGACAATCAGCTGGTGCGTAATTGCTATTGTCATTGATGTTCATGATTCAACATTGTATTCAAGCGCCAGATAGTGACAATCAGCCCCGACGACGGTCGTCCAAGACTCAAATATCTCGAAAGGATGCCCGGAAACAAGAACGAGCACAACGAAAGCAGAAGAAAGCCGAGTACTTCACCTCTCAAGGAGTGAAACGTGCAGCTACGGAGGAACTTCATGATACCGGGAAACAGAGTAAACGGAAAAAATTGTATGGAAGTGCCGATGGCTTAGGAAGGACGAAACCCAATGCATCTGCAGGCAAAATTACAGAAATCGCTAAAACTGAGAGGTCAATCAAAGCAACCGCATCGAAGACGGTGTCATCTTCAA contains:
- a CDS encoding uncharacterized protein (CAZy:AA3), producing MFPTSNRYITDFSKVALPATSKGNGPDTTFDVIIVGGGTAGCALAARLSEDPSISVLLLEAGGSGRMIFTTIPSAFSKLFWNPQYVFQFRTEPQENARSLRKFWPRARMLGGCSSINAQMAQYGAPGDFDQWAKIIRDQEWDWKNFGQAFRKFESYTPNPNYPNVSTALKGSSGPVEVGYNGYYGDSARDFVESCLNKGIPLKHDFNTTDGPNGVNRIMTYIDKSVRRVSTESAYLTTEVLNRPNLKVVINATVTKLLFRTSTGQAGEKEKKVVGVDFAQNEKGKVWRAKAREEVVLCGGAINSPQLLLLSGIGPSEHLSSHNIEVIHDLPGVGKHLVDHPVVDFWFKDKSKQAPSFLIPQGVGDVVSTIKEAAMYYGSSGKGKLGTNWGEAACFVRSDDPAIFPPTEYPIPPCIRKRAGEGEMIYDSTSGPTSPDLEIFITTLGYKKHGKWSWKYPTFALHACLLRPLSRGELQLKSASPWDHPIMDPKYLSSEDDLAKLVRGARFCLNLARTEPINSRIDHTDQDGLDGKTYMKTDEELEEIVKDRVETLYHPTSTCRMAPPEDGGVVDSHLRVYGIKGLRVCDASVFPEIVSGHTAGASIAVAEKCADIMKGELRGGDSNKNVHV